CCTCGACGCGCGGGCCGACGGCCTGCACGACCGCGGGCGCCGCCTTGCCGGCGATGGCGACGCGACCCTTGACGCGCAACACGCCGGGCAGCGTCAGCGCGTCGAGCACGCGCGCCTTCAGCGTATCGAGCGACGGGGCAACCGGGACCGGCACGACGATGGAGTCGAAGTCGTCATGGTCGTGCTCCTCGCCCTCGAGGTCGTGGTGGCTCTCGCGGCCGCCCATGTCGTCTTCCGCCGAAGCGGCGATGCCGAACAGCATGTCGGCCGGCGCGCCACGGCCGTTGACGACGCTGGTGCCCGCCCGCGCTTCGCGCTTCACGAGCGCCGTCGTCTCGGCAAAAGATTCGGCCGAGACGAGATCGGACTTACTGATGACGATCAGGTCGGCGCAGCGGAGCTGGTCCTCGAACAATTCCTCGATCGGGTCGTCGTGGTTAGCGACGGCCGTCTCCGGCACGAACCGTCCGGCGGCAACCGCGGCCGCATCGACGACCGTGACGACGCCGTCGACCGTGACGCGATGCTTCACACCCGGCCACGCGAAGGCGCGGACCAGCGGCTGCGGCAGCGCGAGGCCGGAGGTCTCGATGACGATGTGCTCGGGCGCCGGATCGCGCGCCAGCAGCTTCTCGATGGTCGGCAAGAATTCGTCGGCAACGGTGCAGCAGATGCATCCGTTGGTGAGTTCGATGATCTCGTCCGGACGATGATCGTCGTCGCAGTCGGCGATGAGCGCCCCGTCGAAGCCCATGTCGCCGAATTCGTTGACGATGATGGCGATGCGCCGGCCCTTGGCGCGCGCGATGAGATCGCGGATCAGGGTCGTCTTCCCGGCGCCGAGGAAGCCGGTGACGATGGTCGCGGGAATGCGGGCGGGAGCGTTCATATCTCTGCGGCTTCCGTGTTTGTCTGTTCAGCCTTGAGCACGAGCGGCAGGCCGGCCGCGACGAGCACGACTCGATCGACGACCGCCGCCACCCGCTGGTTGACCGTGCCCAGCGCATCGGCGAACCGCCGCGACAGGCGGTCGCCCGGAATGACGCCGAGGCCGACCTCGCCGCTGACCAGCACGACCGGCCCGGCGACCTCGGTGAGCGCATCGAGCAGCCCCGCGGTTTCGTCTTCGATGTTGTGTTCCGCCATCATCAGGTTGCTCACCCACAGCGTCAGGCAGTCGACGAGAACGTGGTAGCCCGCGCCGGTCTCGCGTTTCAGCGCACCCGCGAGGTCGAGCGGCGCCTCGACCGTGCGCCATTGTTCGCCGCGCCGCGCGCGGTGCATGCCGATGCGCTCCGCCATCTCCGCATCGCCCGCCGCGGCGGTGGCGAGATAGACCGGTGCGCGACCGCTCGCGATGACGAGCTCCTCCGCGTACCGGCTTTTGCCCGACCGCTGGCCGCCGAGCACGAGAGTGCGGCCGGCGGTCGCCATCGTCAGGCGCGCGTCAGGCTTCGCTGCGTCAGCGCGCCGAAGGCGAGGCCGAGCGTCGTCCACAGCACCGCCTGCGTGCCGAGCGACGCGATGCGGAACTGCCAGAGCAGCGAAGCTGGGAAACCTTCCGGCACCTCGTTGATCGCGGGCAGTACGAGCATCGAGATCGCCGCCACGACGACGAACGTGGCGCCGCCGACGAGCGTCGCATTCCACGTCCCCAGCGAACGGATGAGCTGGCTGCGGACGTAAACGGCGAGCGCGACGGCAACAATCGAAGCCGCCAGCATCCCGAAGAACAGCCACGTGCGGTAGCCGATCGTCTCGCCGTTGCCGACCGACGGCGGGTTCGCCGGATACTTGATGTCGGGTACGACGATCAGCACGACGAAGCCAAGGAGCGCCAGCAGCGCGGCGAGCGCCCGCGGGTCGGCCGGGCCGAAGCGGCCGTAGGCGAAGGCGAAGACCAGCGCGAAGATCCCGCCGAACGCCGCGCTATAGAGCACGACGCCGGTGAACAGGCCGATGCCGGCCTGGGTCGGGCGACTGACCAGACCGACCTCCTCGGCGTGATCGGCCGGCATGGCCGCCTCGGCCGCCATCGACATATCGACCGGCGTGGAAGCATTGGCCGGTTCGGCCGAATGCATCGATTCCTCGAAGCCGATCGCCGAATCGACGCGCGGCTCGCCGAATACCTTGGCGAAACCGAAGGCAAGAATGCCGGCGAAGACGCCGACGAGCATGCCGCGGAGAAGCAGATTTCCGATCATCTCCCGCGCTCCGCTAGTGGCAGGGGAAGCCGAGGAGATGGCGCCCGTCATGCACGAATTCGTGCACATACATGCCCGAGAAAATCGCCATCGCGCCTTCTTCGACGCCGACGAAATAGATGGCGATGAGGGCGAGAAGGCCGGCGAAGATGGCCCAGGGGATGATCTGGCGAACGGGAATGGCAACCGGCTGAACTGCCGGCGCAAAAGCGACGTGTGTCATCGTGGTTTTCCTCCTTGGGATGACGCGTCCCAGTCGAGCGCAATCAGTCCGCGGGGAGGGTCTGACTTTCGCTTCGGCAACCTGCCTTGGCGATTACAGTGGCGCGACCGTGCCGGACTCACACCGGCTTCCGCACCCGCGAATTTGCATCTAGACCATGCGGGCACCGGCGGGGCGTTGTCAATTGCGCGCGCGATGATCCGACTGACATTTGTCTGCACCGCATCGACCGCCGCGACGCGGCGCGCGGCCTTTCCGCTGGACGAGCCGCTCGACAAATTCGGCGCCGCGGAAGCGCGCGCGTTGTCGCTGATCCCCGCGTTTCGCACGCCGCCGCAGCACGCGCTGACGAGCCCGGCGCTCCGCGCGCGGCAGACGGCGGAGTTGTTGCGCGTCGATGCGACGCCGGACGCGGCGCTACGCGATCTCGACTACGGACGCTGGTCGGGAAAGACGATGGCCGAGATCGGCGCGGCCGAGCAGGACGCCGTCGCCGCGTGGCTGAGCGATCCCAGCGCCGCGCCGCACGGCGGCGAGTCGATCGCCGCGCTGTTCGATCGCGTGCGCGGATTTCTCGGCGGCCTCGGCGACGGCACGACCGTCGCCGTGACTCATGTCCCGGTGATCCGCGCGGCCGTCGCGATCGTGCTCGATGCGCCGCTTTCGTCATTCTGGAAAATCGACATCGCGCCGCTCGCCCGCGCAGCGCTGCACGGCGAGGCCGGACGCTGGCGGCTCAGATCTATTTCGGACTGACCGAGGCGGCCGGCTTCGCCCGCGCCTTGCGGCCCTTCCACCAGCCGACCACCGCCACCCCGACGCGCCGGTTGAAGCGGCGTATCGGCGCACTGTCGGAGGCGAGCACCAGAAGCCCCAGCGGCACCATCCAGTATCCGAGAATCGGCAGCCAGCCGAATAGGCCGCCGGCCAGCACCAGGGCGACACCGAGCCCGATGCGCACGAATCTATTGCGTGGCAGATCAAGCGAAATACGGCCGAGGCGAACCTTGGGCACGGGAATCCCTCGCGATGGTTGCGAGGAGAAGATGGGGCTGCGATGTGACATCCGCAATAATCATCGGTTCGGAAAGGCGCCGTTGTCCTTTGCAAGCACGGAAGGGCTTTGCTAAGAGGTGCGCCGCGATCCCCGGTAGCTCAGTTGGTAGAGCATTCGACTGTTAATCGAATGGTCGCTGGTTCGAGTCCAGCCCGGGGAGCCAGTTTCACGAGTACCGACCAGGCCTCAATCGGTGGTAGACTGACGTTTACCCAAGACCGGCTGGCGGCGGTTGAATTAGGTGACCACAGGAGATCTTAGGTGTCACAAACCAACGGAAATAGTCAGGGCGGCGGTAGCCGTACGATCATCTACATCATCGTCGCCATTATCGTGCTGGTGGTGATTTACTTCGGCGCGAAGAACTTCATGGGCTCGGCTCCGACGCCGCCTGCCGCAGTCGACACGACCACGCCGCCGGCCATGGCTCCGGCCCCCGCTCCGGACGCGACCGCGCCGCCGGCGATGGCCCCCGCCCCGGCTCCGGACGCAACCGCGCCGGCTCCGGCTCCGGATGCGACCGCCCCGGCTCCTGCCCCGGCGCCCGCGCCGGATGCAACGGCCCCCGCGCCCGCCCCGGACGCGACCACGCCGCCGGCGACCACGACGCCGTAGCGCAGTCGGAATTTCACGCTTCGCGCCTCGCCCGTTTCACGACGGGCGGGGCGTTTTCTTTTTCAGGCCGTCGCATCGCGCGGGCGGCTTAACCCTAACCTTTGATTTCCGAATCGAATTGACGCGTCCCGCGGCGCGCCGCCCTAGGATATTGGCCGGGCGGCAAGGAAATGCGGGTCGCGAAAATGACGTCGGACGAGCAGCGCGTAGCCTGGGTCGATTACGCCAAGGGCTTCTGCATCATCATGGTCGTCATGATGCACTCGACGCTGGGCGTCGAGAAGGCCGCCGACGCGACCGGCTGGATGACCTACGTCGTCGCCTTCGCCAAGCCCTTCCGCATGCCGGACTTCTTCATGATCTCGGGCCTGTTCCTGGCGCGCGTCATCGACCGCGACTGGCGCACCTACCTCGACAAGAAGGTCGTCCACTTCGGCTACTTCTACGTCCTCTGGCTGACCATCCAGTTCATCTTCAAGGCGCCGGGCATTGCCGCAGACGGCGGCGTCGCCACGGTCGCGCAGCAATACGCGCTGGCCTTCATCGATCCGTTCGGCACCATCTGGTTCATCTATCTCCTGCCGATCTTCTTCGTGCTGGTGAAACTCACGAAGCGCGTGCCGTGGCCGGTCATCTGGCTGGCCGGCGCCGCGCTCCAGGTCGCCAACGTCCAGACCGGCTGGGTCATCCCCGACGAGTTCGCGGCGCGCTTCGTCTATTTCTATTCCGGCTACATCTTCGCCCCGCATATCTTCCGTTTCGCCGCCACCGTGTCGAAGCACGGCTGGGCGGCGGTGACATATCTCGTCGTCTGGGCGGCGATCGAAGCCTTCGCCGTGTTCGGCGGCTACTCCGAGCTCCCCGGCATCGGGCTGATCCTGGGCTTCGTCGGCGCCATCGCGGTGGTGACGCTGTCGACGGTGCTGGCCAAGACCGACTGGATGGCGGCGGTGCGCTATTGCGGCAAGCACTCCATCGTCATCTACCTCGCATTCTTCCTGCCGATGGCGGCCTCGCGCACGCTGCTGCTCAGGACCGGGATCATCCCCGACCTCGGCACGGTGTCGCTGATCGTCACGGCCTGCGGCGTCGTCTTCCCGCTGCTGCTGTTCTGGGTCGTGCGCGGGACCGGCGCCCGCTTCCTGTTCGAGCGGCCGGCATGGGCGCACATCGATGTGCCGCGGCGTAGCGTGATGGTGCCGGCGGAATAGTGCGACTCGGGGACGCGGAACCCCATCCACCTGCCCGGAACGGGGAGGAATGGGAGTTTGCTGCGTCCCCTCCGCTTATCCCTCCCCCTTGCGGGGAGGGGGGACCACGGCAAGCGGTGGTGGGTGGGGCACGGCCTCGCCTCATTCCCCATCTCCCCAACTTCGCAATGCCCAATGCCTTGATGCCCCCACCCGCGCCGAATAGCTTCCCCCCATGCAGATCAACCCATCCGTCGTCGATGCCATCGGCAACACGCCGC
The sequence above is drawn from the Bauldia sp. genome and encodes:
- the cobW gene encoding cobalamin biosynthesis protein CobW; the protein is MNAPARIPATIVTGFLGAGKTTLIRDLIARAKGRRIAIIVNEFGDMGFDGALIADCDDDHRPDEIIELTNGCICCTVADEFLPTIEKLLARDPAPEHIVIETSGLALPQPLVRAFAWPGVKHRVTVDGVVTVVDAAAVAAGRFVPETAVANHDDPIEELFEDQLRCADLIVISKSDLVSAESFAETTALVKREARAGTSVVNGRGAPADMLFGIAASAEDDMGGRESHHDLEGEEHDHDDFDSIVVPVPVAPSLDTLKARVLDALTLPGVLRVKGRVAIAGKAAPAVVQAVGPRVEVAFAPGATASGLVVIGLRTMDRAAIARALAG
- the cobU gene encoding bifunctional adenosylcobinamide kinase/adenosylcobinamide-phosphate guanylyltransferase — protein: MATAGRTLVLGGQRSGKSRYAEELVIASGRAPVYLATAAAGDAEMAERIGMHRARRGEQWRTVEAPLDLAGALKRETGAGYHVLVDCLTLWVSNLMMAEHNIEDETAGLLDALTEVAGPVVLVSGEVGLGVIPGDRLSRRFADALGTVNQRVAAVVDRVVLVAAGLPLVLKAEQTNTEAAEI
- a CDS encoding CbtA family protein; protein product: MIGNLLLRGMLVGVFAGILAFGFAKVFGEPRVDSAIGFEESMHSAEPANASTPVDMSMAAEAAMPADHAEEVGLVSRPTQAGIGLFTGVVLYSAAFGGIFALVFAFAYGRFGPADPRALAALLALLGFVVLIVVPDIKYPANPPSVGNGETIGYRTWLFFGMLAASIVAVALAVYVRSQLIRSLGTWNATLVGGATFVVVAAISMLVLPAINEVPEGFPASLLWQFRIASLGTQAVLWTTLGLAFGALTQRSLTRA
- a CDS encoding CbtB-domain containing protein; this translates as MTHVAFAPAVQPVAIPVRQIIPWAIFAGLLALIAIYFVGVEEGAMAIFSGMYVHEFVHDGRHLLGFPCH
- a CDS encoding histidine phosphatase family protein, encoding MIRLTFVCTASTAATRRAAFPLDEPLDKFGAAEARALSLIPAFRTPPQHALTSPALRARQTAELLRVDATPDAALRDLDYGRWSGKTMAEIGAAEQDAVAAWLSDPSAAPHGGESIAALFDRVRGFLGGLGDGTTVAVTHVPVIRAAVAIVLDAPLSSFWKIDIAPLARAALHGEAGRWRLRSISD
- a CDS encoding acyltransferase family protein, translating into MRVAKMTSDEQRVAWVDYAKGFCIIMVVMMHSTLGVEKAADATGWMTYVVAFAKPFRMPDFFMISGLFLARVIDRDWRTYLDKKVVHFGYFYVLWLTIQFIFKAPGIAADGGVATVAQQYALAFIDPFGTIWFIYLLPIFFVLVKLTKRVPWPVIWLAGAALQVANVQTGWVIPDEFAARFVYFYSGYIFAPHIFRFAATVSKHGWAAVTYLVVWAAIEAFAVFGGYSELPGIGLILGFVGAIAVVTLSTVLAKTDWMAAVRYCGKHSIVIYLAFFLPMAASRTLLLRTGIIPDLGTVSLIVTACGVVFPLLLFWVVRGTGARFLFERPAWAHIDVPRRSVMVPAE